AGGAACGCTTGCGTACAATCCGGATGGTTCCCTTGACCTGTATTTGCAACAGCAACCGCCCAAAGGCAAGGAAGGCAACTGGCTCCCTCTCCCGGAAGGAGAGTTCAATCTCGTTTTGCGGATATTTGCACCGGAGCCTGCAACGCTAGACAATCAGCACGCTTGGCCCGCTGTCATGGAAAGCAACCCAATACCGTAACAGAACGCAAAAGGCACCGCCCCATCGTGAGCGGTGCCTACTATATTGAGTCTGTTACTTCTTCAAATCTTCAATGGAATTGATCTCCATGTAGGTTGGAACAGCCAATCCCAACTTGGTTCCTTGCAGGTTCGGACCGAGGTCCTCTACGTCTTTCCCCAGCTTTTCCATGTAGTCTGCGTGCGTCGTTGGCAGCCAAGCTGCTACCATTCCATCCACATCGCCGTTCGATACACCGACCCACATTGGTCCAGCTTCTACTTGGCTCATTTCCACCTTGTATTTCAACTTTTGCTCCAGGACCGTCTTCACCACATTCGTACTGGCGATCTCAGAATCCCACGCGACATAGGCGAGCGTCAATTTTTTGCCTTCTGCTGGCTGGATGCCTTCTACCCACTTGTTGACGGTAGCCTCATTATTTTTCACCCATTCGGCTGCTGCCTCTTCCGGCTTTTTGCCGCTCTCAATATCGAGCATCACTTTTTCCATGTCCGCAGGTGTCCATGAAAACTTGTCGAGGAACGCATACGCGCTTGGGTGTTCCTCCTTCAGTCCTTTGCGCACGATGGTATGAATTTGTTCATCCTTCCCGAAGACGCCTTTCGGGTCGTCGAGGTATTTCATTTCGAACTTAGAGAACATCCAGTGCGGTGTCCAACCAGTTACAATAATTGGCTTTTTGTCTTTGTAGGCTTGTGTCAGAGCTGCCGTCATCGCTGCGCTGGAACCCTCCACCAGTTCCCAATCTTTCAGATCGTAGTCTTTCATGGCTTTTTCCGTTGCTTTCATCAGACCAGCGCCAGGATCGATTCCGATAATTTTATGATCCACTTGTGCTCCAACGCTATTTGGTGCAGACGTACCCGTATTGCCCTCGGCAGGCTGATTTCCCTGCGGTGTTCCCGCGTTTGAACATCCTGCCATCACCATACTGAGTCCGAGTGCGACTGCCAGCCCTTTCAAGGCACCTTTTTTCATTTTCATGAAAACCCCTCCTACGCGTTTTTTCTCTTTCCAACACTTTGCGTGAGTCGATCCAGCAGAATCGCCAAAATAACGATGGCCAGCCCCGCCTCAAAACCTTCACCGATCTTGATCTGCGTTACGGCACGATACACGTCCGCCCCCAAGCCTTTCGCCCCAATCATGGAGGCAATCACGACCATGGACAGCGCGAGCATAATGCTCTGGTTAATCCCGGCCATCATTGTCGTCTTGGCAATCGGCAGTTGTACCTTCGTCAGCTTTTGCCAGTAGGTAGAACCGAACGCTTCAGAAGCCTCGATCAGATCGGCAGGAACTTGACGAATTCCCAGGTTGGTCAGACGGATTGTCGGTGGCATCGCAAAAATGACAGAAGCGATAACCCCTGGTACTTTACCGAGTCCGAAGAAAAAGATGGCAGGAATCAAGTACACAAACGCCGGCATCGTCTGCATGAAATCAAGCAGCGGTGTGACGACCTTTTGCACAGAATCATTCTTCGCGCA
This genomic stretch from Brevibacillus brevis harbors:
- a CDS encoding glycine betaine ABC transporter substrate-binding protein yields the protein MKKGALKGLAVALGLSMVMAGCSNAGTPQGNQPAEGNTGTSAPNSVGAQVDHKIIGIDPGAGLMKATEKAMKDYDLKDWELVEGSSAAMTAALTQAYKDKKPIIVTGWTPHWMFSKFEMKYLDDPKGVFGKDEQIHTIVRKGLKEEHPSAYAFLDKFSWTPADMEKVMLDIESGKKPEEAAAEWVKNNEATVNKWVEGIQPAEGKKLTLAYVAWDSEIASTNVVKTVLEQKLKYKVEMSQVEAGPMWVGVSNGDVDGMVAAWLPTTHADYMEKLGKDVEDLGPNLQGTKLGLAVPTYMEINSIEDLKK
- a CDS encoding ABC transporter permease; its protein translation is MSQNQLFPKLPLDSWVEAIVDGLEENLGFLFDFISAGIGGTVDLFSWILTGIPFWVLIILFTLLAYRAGKVAIALFTFIGLLLIQNLGYWEHSMETLALVLTAGLISVIIGIPVGVWCAKNDSVQKVVTPLLDFMQTMPAFVYLIPAIFFFGLGKVPGVIASVIFAMPPTIRLTNLGIRQVPADLIEASEAFGSTYWQKLTKVQLPIAKTTMMAGINQSIMLALSMVVIASMIGAKGLGADVYRAVTQIKIGEGFEAGLAIVILAILLDRLTQSVGKRKNA